The region TCACCAGTACGTCCTGGCCGGCTGCCGCGTCCAGGTCCCAGCGGGTGCCGAACGGCCCGCGCAGCCCGACGGTGTCCCCCGGACACAGGTCGTACAGGGCGGTCGAGACCGCCCCCACCGCGCGTACGGTGTGCACGAGGCCCCCGTGCGAGCCGCGCAGGGCGCTGACCGAGACCGGCACCTCACCGACCCCGAACGCGTAGATCATCGCGAACTGGCCCGGTGAGAAGGGCGGGAGTTCCCTGCTGGCAGGAACCAGTTCCACCGAACGGGTGTCGGCAGTCTCCGCCCGGGTTTCTGCGACCCGGTACGGCAGCGGTGGCGTCACGGTGCTCATGGCGGGCCGCTTCCGTGGGGTGCGTAGAGGTCCAGCAGCCTGATGCGGGTGGCCTGCAGGCGCTCGGCGACAACCTCGGTGAAGCGGCGCATCAGGGCGTAGCCGAGTTCTGGGTCGGCGGCGCAGAGGGCGAGGACGTCGGTGGCGGGGAACTCCGTGGCTTCCACCGCGGTCACCGCTCGTGCGCCGAGGTGCCAGCGGTACGGCGGGCAGATCCACGACCAGCCCAGTAGTTGGCCCGGACCGAGCGTTTCCACCAGCGCCTCCGGTTGCCTGCCGGGAACGCAGATGTCGAGGGCGACCCTGCCGCCGCGCAGCAGCCAGAAGCGGTCGGCTTCTGCACCCTCGTCGAACAGGCGCGCGTCGGCCGGGAACACCACGTCGAGCCCGAGGGCCATCAGCCGCTCGCGCTGTGCGAGTGGCAGGAAGTCCAGGGGCGGCGGCAGCTCGGTCACGGTGCCTGCCCCGATGCCTCGGACCGCGTCCAGTCGTGCAGAGCGGCGGCCTCCTCGGTGATGTCGATGCCCACCGGGCACCACACGATGCAGCGGCCGCAGCCCACACAGCCGGAGGAGCCGAACTGGTCGTACCACGTGCCGAGTTTGTGGGTCATCCACTGCCGGTAGCGACTGCGCGGGGACGTACGGACGGGGCCGCCGTGCAACTGGGAGAAGTCCAGGTCGAAGCACGAGTCCCACAGCCGCCACCGCTCCGCGTGGTCACCGGTGAGGTCGGTGACGTCCTCGGTGGTGGTGCAGAAGCATGTGGGACACACCATGGTGCAGTTGCCGCACGTCAGGCAGCGCCCGGCAACGTCGTCCCAGCGGGGGGCGTCGAGCGTACCGGCCATCAGCTCCCGCAGGTCGGCCTCGGGCATGGTCCGTCCCATCCGGTCCGCGGCGGCGGCGACGCCCGCGCGGGCCGCCTCACGGGTGGCGGGGTCGGCCGGGCGGACGGGCAGTTGCGCCAGGATCTCGTCGCCTTCCCGGCTACCGCCGCGGATCCAGAAGCGGTGGCCGTCGTCATCGACCACCTCGGTGATCACCAGGTCACAGCCGAGAGGGGCCGCGGGTCCCGTGCCCATCGAGACACAGAAGCAGGTACCGCCGGGCTCCGTGCACTCGACCGCGATGAGCAGCGCTCCTGCGCGCCGCCCCTGGTAGGCGGGGTCGCGGTGGGTCCCCCCGGTGAGTACCCGGTCCTGGATGGCGATGGCCCGTGCGTCGCAGGGACGCACCCCGAGGAAGGCGTACCGCGGTGCCGGGGGCTCCTCGGCCGTGAACACGATCTCCTCGCCCACCCGGTCGGCACGCCACTGCCGCACCTTCGCCGGATGCAGGAACTGCTTCCACGACTGGGGGCCCGCCGCGTTCGCGAAGGCGGCACCGTCGGTCCGCTCCCGCAGCTGGTACCGCCCGGCTTCAAGTTCTACACCCCACCCGTACGGCAGCTCGTCGGCCGACTCCAGCTCGGCCAGCACGATCGCACCGTCCCGCACGGTGGGCCCGATCACGGTGAAACCGCGCCCGGTCAACACCTCCACCAGCGCGACCATGCCGTCCTTCCCCATATTCGACCCGCCGGACGCAGGAGGGGAGCAGGCGTTCATGTCGGGGTCCGTAGTCATGGCCGTTCTCCTTCAGCACCGCGTCTGGCAAGTGGGACATCGCGGGTGCCTCACAGAGTCCACGAACCCAGGATTTCTGGTCCGGCACCACTCGGGTAGGGCCATGCGGGCCATGGGCCGGGGGCCGTTCGTCTTCGCCCACTCGATCGGCCCGGCTCACACTGCTGCGAAGTCGAGCAGGGCATCGGAGGTCCTGTGCAGTTTCAGGGCCACGACCACACGGCTGGCGGGTGCCGGGGTCGGTCCCTGGTACCTGGGTTCGGCGCGGAGCAGCAACACCGGCCGCTCGGCCCGTGCTACGACGGGCATGCTGACGTCACCCAGGAAGTAGCTCTCGACGCGCTCCAGACCACGCGAACCCAGCACCGTCGTCTCCGACGCCGACTCCGACGCCGCTTGGAGCAGGGCTTCGAAGCGTCGTCGGCAACAAGGTTCCCGACGATGGGCAGGCCCGGATGGCGCGCCTGGAGCTCCGCCCGCGCGGTGCGGACGAGACGCTTCGCCCGGTAGTTCTGAACGACTTCCGCGGGGACGCAGGTCGGTTCCGGCGCCAGCAGCGGCCACGCGTGCAGCAGGCGCAGGGTGAGCTTGTGCTTCTCGGCCTCGTCGGCGGCCCAGTGGGCAGCGGCAAGGCTCTCGGGCGAGCCGTCGAGGCCCACGGTGACGGCTGTATGACCGCCACCACCGCCACCGGCTGAGACGGACCGTGTCGACGGCCGACCCTTCGGGGCCGGACGCCGGTCCCGAAGGGACTTTCGGCCTCGTGACCGAAGCCCACTGTCGTTCGATTGTGGGACGAGGTGGGGGAACGGACCAGCAACGTGCTGGAGGCCGCATCATGAGCGCAAAAGGTTCGCCGTCCGCATCCGGTCCGCCCCGGCCGCGCAAAGGCAACGCGCCACATGGGGCGAACCCTCTGAGGCGTACGTCCGACAGGTTTGAATCCTGGTTCCGCCGCGTACTGATGCTCCTCCTCGTCCTCGGACTGCCGGTGGCGGCGCTCAGCACGGGGCTGACGGCGTACGAGTCATCCATGCGCACCGTGCAGGCCCAGGTTGCGGAACGACACGAGGTCACCGCCCGAGTGACGCCGAACGCGCCGGGCGACGACCGTGTGTCGAAGCAACGGGCGCAGATCCGCTGGACCGAGCGGAACGGCATCGTGCGCACGGGGATCACCCTCGTGGGACCGGGAACACCCACGGGCGCCACCATGCGGGTGTGGGTGGACCGGGACGGAGCCATCACCGGTGCACCCATGAACGCGGTCACCGCAAAGGCCAACGGCTGGTTCGTGGGTGGCATGGCGGCACTCTGTGTGGTCGCCTGGTTCTACGCGGCACGAGCAGCCATGCTCCTCGCGTTGGACCGGAGAAGGTACGCGCAGTGGGATGTCGAATGGGACCTGGTGGAGCCGCTGTGGTCCGAGCGCTTCCGTCGGTGACGCGCAGGACCGGACGGGGGCCGAGGAAGTGCGGTCGATGATGTCTGCACAGGGTCTCCGCCGGATACCAACTGGTTCGGATCACATCGGCCCGGACTGGAGGCCTCCGACGTTGTACACGGGATCTGTCATGGGTGATCCCTCTGGAATCCGCCGGGTTTCACATGGGCCATCCAGCGGGACGGCTGCCGGCCGCCGTGCCTGCCGGCCCTCGTCAGACGCCGGTGGGGGAAGGGTCGGCGTCATCCGTCCGGTACGCGATGTGGCCGGCGACCGAGACAACGCCGTCGACGCCGCGGCACAGCTGCTCGATGACAGGGATCAGACTCCGGAACTCCACGGACCCGCCGAGGGCGACCCTCCCGTCGCGCACCTCGACCGTCACCTCCGAGGGACCGAGCCTCATCGTGCGCCGCAGCACGTCCGCTGCGATCTCGTCGCGGATGGCGTCGTCACGGCGCAGGAAGATCCGCAGCAGATCACCACGACTGACGATGCCCAGGAGCCGGTCCGCCTCGTCCACCACAGGCAGCCGCTTGACATGCTGGGCCTCCATGAGGCGCGCAGCCTCGACCACACTCCACTCCGGACGTGCGCAGACCGCGGGAGCCGACATCAGTTCCTCGGCGCGGGAACCCTCGGCCTTGGCCCGCTCCCAGGCCTCCAGGTGCGGAACGGGGATCCTGCCTGACGGATCGGTCTGGTCTGCGCTCTTGCGCAGCAGGTCGGCCTCGGACACCAGACCCATGGGGCGGTCCAGATCGTCCACCACGGGCACGGCGGTGACGTCGTTCTCCGCCAGCAGCCTGACGAGCTCTTTGAACGGCGTGTCACGCCGTGCCCTGACGACGCCCCGGGTCATGAGCTCTTCGACTGTTCGGTGGTGCATGTCGCCTCCCGGATATGGGCCGCCCACCTCGCGGACAGCAGGGGCTCTCGTCCCATGTGGTGGGGCGTCCCGCGTGGCAGGTTGGATACAGCACCATTCTGAGCAGAGGGCGGCGATCATGCGAGCTCACCTCGGTGACCAACTCGTCATCGAAAGTCCGACCGCCGACGGCGCCAAGCGCGACGGCGAGATTGTCGGGCTCCACCACGAGGACGGAACACCTCCCTACGACGTGCACTGGTCGGACACGGACGAAGTGACGCTCGTCTTCCCCGGGCCCGATGCGCACATCCGCCACCTCGAGTACGAACAGTCCGGGACCCCCCCGCGAGTCGCAGCAGGGCACGGGTGAGGCGGAGGCCGTGCCCGCGGCTGCCCCACCAACCGGTGCAGCCCATCCTGGCGACATCGGTCGGCGTGTGGGCGTCGAACGCCGGAGACAGGGGCTCAGCCGGGAGGAAACTGCCCGCCGCGCCCGAATGTCGCCCCATTACCTGGCATACCTGGAGGAGCGGCCCGCCAACCCCACGATGGCGGCTCTCATCAGGCTGGCCGACGCGCTGGGTACCACGGTCACGGCTCTGCTCGGCGGAGGCATCGATCTCCCGCCCGGACAAGGCCACGCACTGCTGCACCCTCAACTGTTGGACCTCGGCCCGGACGAATGCCGCACTCTGCTCTCCACGCACGGCGTCGGGCGCGTCGCGGTATCGGCGTCCGACGGCCGCCCGGCGGTCGTACCGGTCAACTACGAGGTCGTCGACGAAGCCATCGTCTTCCGGACCGCGCCCGACGCCGTGGCCGCAGCGGCCGTGGAAACGGAAGTCGCCTTCGAGGTCGACCACGTGGACGAGGCTCTGAGCCAGGGCTGGAGCGTGCTCGCCGTCGGCCCCGCGAGCGTTGTGACGGAGCCTGACGCCGTGCGCCGTCTCACCCAACGCGCCCACACCACGCCATGGCCCGGCGGCGAACGCGAGATGTGGGTGTCGATCCGGCCCACGAGCCTCACGGGGCGTCGCATCACTCCGGCCGATCAGTAGACGCCGATGCGCTGGTGAAGTGCTGGCCCCTCCACCGACCCCAGATGAATGAGTCCAAGGGCTCTTAGCCGTAGGCCGCCAGCGAGCGGTGGCACATGTCCCTGCCATCGCTCGCCCAGCGCGTGCAAGGCGTCCCCGTCGTCCTGGCGATCAGCGGTAAGCACGTGACGCGTGCTCAGCGACTCGGAGGACGTCTCGGTCGGGGACCAGATGGGGAATAGCCTTGAGTCTCCAGTGACTGGAGACAGCAGAGTGGGGGGGGACATGGACGTTACGACCCTCTACTCGATCGGGGAGCTTTCCCGGCGGACCGGCTTGCCTGTGAGGACCATCCGGTTCTACTCCGATTCGGGGGTGGTAGCGCCTACCCCCCGAAGTCCCGCCGGCTATCGGCGCTACGACCTCGACGCACTGCTTCGTCTGGAACTCCTCCGGACACTGCGCGAGCTGGGCATGGACCTGCCCACGATTCAACGGGTACTGGACCGCGAGCTGCGGAACGTCCAGGGCTGTGCGTTGTGCAGCGAGGGTGCCGCCGCGGCCTCCGTCACGAGCGCGGAGACGGTCTTCACGTCCAGGGATTGTGCAGTCACGATGGCTTCCCTTTGCGGCAGGGTGCGCCGAGCTCGGCCAGGGGGACCCCGTCTTTGCTCGGACGACAGCCCGAGGACCTCCTCGAATCCCGTCTCCAGCATGTGCGCGCGGACCGTCGTAGGGCAGGGGCCGTCTGGACCCGGCGTGGGGCCGAATGGGCTTCCCGCGCCTCCTGCTCGCCCGGGACTCCTCATGTCGGCCTCGACGGAACGGCGATGACGGGGCAGCGGGCATAGTGCAGTACGCCCTGGCTGACCGAGCCCAGCAACATGCCGGTGAATCCTCCGTGACCCCGGGTTCCCACCACCAGGCCCAGCGCGTGGGCCGAGGCGTCGGTGAGCACCTGCACGGGATGCCCGACGAGCAGTTCGTGGCGCAGGTCCACCTCTGGGTAGCGGGCCTGGCGGCCGGCCACGGTCTCGGAGAGCAACCGGCGGGCCTCCTGCTGCGGGGCGTACTCGTCGAAGATCCTGAGCGGACCTGGCTCCCAGACGTACAGGGCCCGCACCTCGGCGCCACGCAGGGCCGCCTCCTCGAATGCCACGTCGACGGCGGCGGCCGAGTGCTCGCTGCCGTCGACGCCGACGACGTAGTACGCGGGCTCCTGGGTGACGTGCTCCGGCTCGGGCACGACGACCACGGGGCAGTGCGCGTGGGCCATGACCGGCAGGGCGACCGAGGCGGAGCCGAACACCTCCTGCGTCCGGCTCAGATGTCGCGAGCCCAGTACGACAGCCGTGGCGTCGCGGCTCTGCTCACGCAGCACCCATACGGGGTCGCCCTCCGCGAGCACAGCGTCCACCTCGACCTGCGGGTGCCGTGCCGTGACGAAGTCCGCGGCTTCTTCGAGTACCTGTTTCCCGGCCCTGTGCAGAGCCTCGTTCCATTCCTCCCAGGAAGGCGGGATCTCTTGCCCCCGATAGCCCCTGGTCGGCACGCCCTCGACGTGGACCGGACGCAACGGCAGCCGACGGCGGGCGGCCTCGTCGGCTGCCCAGGCCAGGGCCATCCGTCGGCTGGGGTCGGGATCGACGCCCACCACGATCGGCCGACGGTCACCGGGTCGGGACATGACCGCCTCCAGTCACCAGTCCGTCGGAGGCCGACGAGGTGTGTGCGGACGAGCGTGCCGGGTGCGGCGTGGGCGTCAGATGCCCGATGGCGTCGGGCCCGGGCAAGTACAGGGTCACCTGTCTGTTCTCGGCCCAGCGCATGTCGTACGGCGGGCTGCCGTCCGGATGGGAGAGCCCCACGACCTCGCCGTCCCGGGCCACGACCCCGGCAGTAGTGCCGTGTATGACGATCTCGTCGCCCACGCGGGCGCGCATCGAGGCGCCGGTCGCCTCGGGTCCGGTACTCGGCACGGGCCTGTTCCTTCTTCCTTGTTGGTGGAGGAGCGGACATCTCGCTCGCCTCCTCCCTGTGGTGGCGCGGAGCAGTGCCGCCGATTTCATGGAAGACCTGGCGCGGTCAGGGTTCCAGGGGCCATTGGTCCTCGCCTCGTCCCCGTTGGCCCCACCGCCGGGCCCCTCATGGTGCACCGGCCGACAACGTCGAAGAGTGGGAGGCAGCCGTGCCGCAGGGAGCGGCGAGGTGGTCCGGGCGGAACCGTGCTTCGATGCTCGCACGTACCGTGGCTGTCAGCTTCTGCAGAGCCTGGGACCAAACCGGTCGGACCGGTTCGGGGTTCTCGATCCGGAGCGTCGGGCCGGGCAGATCGGCGATGTCCCCGCGGAACCGGTCGCGGGCGTCCTGCCAGCGGTCCGGCGGCCCCGTCCGACGGCCGCCGCACATCACCGTGCGCAGCAGCGGCCGTGCCGAGTCCGGCGGTTCCTCTCGCCGCAGGGCGATGACGTCGGGCTGCCCGGCGCGGCGGAAGACCTGCTTGCCGCCCGGGGCCGTGACCTTCGCCGAGGACAGCTTCATGACCGGGCGGCCGTCGTACTCGACGAGCTTGTACGCGGCATCCAGGTACGGGGCGTCCGCGGCCACACCCACACGCGTGCCCACGGCGTACACGTCGATCGGGGCACCGGCGCGCACCAGCCGGGCGACGGCGTACTCGTCGAGTCCGCCGCTGGCCACGATTCGTACGTCGGTCAGCCCCGCGGTGTCCAGAATGGCGCGTGCCCGGCACGAGAGTGCGTGGAGGTCTCCGCTGTCCAGCCGGATCGCGCAGCCGGTACCGCGCCCCAGGTCTCTCAGCACCCGCGCCGCGATCCGCACGCCTTCCTCGGTGTCGTAGGTGTCGACGAGGAAGGTGACCGGGCCGGGGTGACTGCGTGCGAAGGCGTGGAACGCTTCCTCCTCGCCGGGGAACGCCTCGATGTACGAATGGGCCATGGTGCCCGAGGCCGGGACGGCCAGCGCGGTGGCGGCGGCGACGTTGCTGGTACCGGCGAAGCCGACCAGGACGCCCAGCCGGGCCGCTTGGTATCCGGCCCCGGGGCCGTGCGTGCGGCGCAGCGAGAAGTCCACCACGGGCCGCCCGGCGGCGGCCAGGACGCAGCGTGCAGCCTTGGACGCCACCGCCGTCTGGTGGCAGACCTGGTTCAGCAGGTACGTCTCGACCAGCTGGGCCTGCGGCAGCGGGGCGGTCACCTCCAGCAACGGCTCCCCGGCGAACACCGTACGGCCCTCCGGCACGGCGCGCACCTCGCCTTCGAAGGCGAGGCCGAGGAGCGGTTCGAGGTCCCGTACCGGACGGTGCAGCGCGGTCGCGAACTCCTCGACGTCCTCCCGCTCCACGCGGTAGTCGGCAAGAAAGTCCAGGGCGGGTTCCAGCCCTGCGGTGACCAGGAAGCCCCGGCCGGGCGGGAGGTCGCGGACGAAGAGGCTGAAGGTGGCCGGGGCCCACATGTCCTCCCGGAGGTAGGACAGGGCCATGGTTACTTCGTAGAGATCGGTGGTCGTGACGTCGGACATGATGATCGCCGCCGAATGTGGTCGTCCCTTCTTTTACCAGTCTGACCGCGCATGCGTGGGAGGAAAGGGACGTTTGGGACCATCGGCATGGGCTGTTCGGCCTTAGCGGTACGGGCCCGTGCGCGCTGGACTGGAAGTGTCGGCAGGCTACGTGATGCGAGCGGAACTTCCGGGCATGTCCCCCGAGGACACCGACGTCTTCATCAGTGACGGGGTGCTGACCGTTCAGGCCGAACGCACCGAGAAGGACGTCACGAAGACTCACAACGAGATCGGCTACGGCGCGATGAGCCGCAGCGTGACGCTGCCGCCGGGCGCCGACGAGGACGACGTCACGGCCGACTACACCGACGGCATGCTCACCGTCAGCGTCGGCCTGGGCGCCGAGAAGGCGGAGGCCAAGCACGTCGAGATCCAGCACGGCGGCTGACGGCATTTGGCGGGTCCCGCGTGGGCCCGCCAACGCCGTGCCCTTTTCGCGGCGCCATCACCGTACCCCCTGTGAGGCGGCCCAGCGGCGTCGCACCGCTTCCTCGTGTTCGGCCTCCTCCAACGCCAGCTCCACCGCGGACAGTTCACGTTGCAACCGGGGGATCCAGTGTCGGCGCAGGGCGCGGGATCGCCGCCGCGTCCGTTCGGCTTCGGCGGCGAGCAGTTCGGCCGCTGTCCGGTGGGCGGCGTGTTCCGCCGCTGCGCGGACCGCCGAGCGGTAGGCCGTCTCGGCGTGCGCCAGCGCGGTGTTGGGCGGCATCTGTTCCGCGGGGGAGCGGACGGGGGCGGTCCAGGCCACGGCCGCGGGATGGCGTACGCCCATCAGCGCTGCCCACTCGACGTCGATGCAGGCTCGGTTCACAGGCAGCGCCTGGGTCAGTGCTCGTTCGCCGCCGAGGAGCACCCCGCGCAGCAGCCAGGTGTCGGCGGCGGCCAGTTCTTCCCGCCACACCGAACCCGCATCCTCCGCAGCCCGTCGTTGCACACGCTCCCGGTCCAGCAGGAGCCGGAGTTTGCGTTCCAGCAGGTCAGCTCCGCGCTGCGCGGTGGCGAGGTTACGGCGAAGCCGCAACCGCCCGGCCCGTCCCACCGGCACTCGGCGCCCGTGCGTGCTCACGGCGGCCCCTCGCCCTGCGGCGGGGCGTGGGCGTCGAGCAGGTCCGCCGGGATCATGCCGAGCTGGCTGCGCGGCAAGGTCAGCAGCACTTCCCAGGCCCGGTCCAGGGACTCGTCCAATGACCGGTTCTCCTTCGTTCCCTGGGCCAGGAACCGGTGCCGGACAGCGTTCTCCAAGTCGAGGTGGCGCAGGTCGGTCGGGCTGAGTGCCGACCGTCCGATCAGGTCGGCGAGTTCCCGCACCTGCCGGGACCGGGCCAGCGCGGCGATCAGCTGCGCGGCGACGGCCGGATGGTCCGCGCGGGTCCGTCCCGCTCCGGTTCCCTTGCGCATCAGGCGCGACAGCGAGGCCAGCGGATCCACGGGCGGATACGTGCCGGCCGCGTGCACCTCGGCGGACAGCACGATCTGCCCCTCCGTGATGTAACCGGTGAGGTCCGGAACGGGGTGGGTGATGTCGCCCGCCGGCATGGTGAGCACCGGCAGGACGGTCACCGACCCCGGGCGGCCCCTGATCCTGCCGCAGCGTTCGTAAAGGGACGCGAGGTCGCTGTAGAGGTAGCCCGGATACGCCCGCCGGGCCGGAATCTCGCCCCGTGCAGCGGACACCTCGCGCAGCGCTTCCGAATAGGCCGTCATATCTGTCATCACGACCAGGACGTGACGGCCCTCGGCGAACGCCAGGTGCTCGGCGACGGTCAGCGCGAGACGCGGCGTCAGCAACCGTTCGATCACCGGGTCGTCCGCGGTGTTGAGGAACAGGACCAGTTCTCGCGCGGCGGAGCGGGCGGCCAGTCCGTCACGGACGAACGCCGTGTCGGCGTGTGTGAGCCCCATACCGGCGAACACGACGGCGAACGCCTCGCCGCCGCACGTCGCTTGGGCCGCGATCTGCACCGCCAGTTCCAGGTGCGGCAGCCCGGCCACCGAGAACACCGGCAGCTTCTGTCCCCGCACCAGCGTGGTGAGCACGTCCACGGCGCCCACGCCGGTGAGCACCGGCTCGTCAGGGGGTTCCCGCCGTACCGGATTGATCGGTGCGCCGCCCACCGCCACGGACGTGCTGCCCAGCACCGGCGGCCCGCCATCGGCCGGTTCGCCCCTCCCGTTGCACACCCTCCCCAGCCATCCGCTTCCGGCCGGGATCCGCAGTGGCGTGCCCGAGAACGCGACGCGGGTGCCCGTGCGGTTCATGCCGGCCGTGTCCTCCAGGACCTGCACCACCGCAAGGTCGCGGTCCACCTCGAGGACCAGCCCGTGCCGTCGTTCTCCGAAGTCGAGGACGATCGTGGCGAACTCGTCCCACCCCACCCCGCTCACGCCTTCGACGACCACGAGCGGGCCGCGCAGTTCCCGCACGCCCGTGTACTCGATGTCCGCACTGTTCATGCCGCCTCCTTGAGCCGGGCCAGCACGGTGTCGCGGGCCGCCGCCACGGGAGCGGTCTCCGTTGGGCCCGCGGTCTCACGGGCCCGCAGCAGCGGGGTGAAGTCGACCGCCTCGACTGCGTCCGCCGGGGCACCGGAGTCCACCAGCTCCAGACAGCAGTCGATCGCTGCCAGCACGGCGTCCACGAGGGCCGCGGTCTTCTCGGGGGCGCTGTAGGCGTCCGCCGGCGACAGTGCGCTCTGCTGGATCACGGCTTCGCGCAGCAGCCGTCCCGCGAGCACGCTGATCCGCTCCCGCGGCGGCAGGGCCGTGATGCCGACCAGTTCGACAAGATCGGCCAGCCGGTCGGCCTCGGCCAGCAGCCGCGTCACTCGCCCGTGCCGCTCGGTCCACTCGGGGTCGCCGGCCCGCGCGTGCGCAGCGGCCAGCGCGGCGGTGTCCCGCGAGAAGGAGTCCGCCCAGGAGATGGCCGGATAGTGCCGTGCATAGGCGAGGTCGCGGTCCAGGCTCCACAGGCACCGCACGAACCGTTCGGTGTGCGCGGTGACCGGCTCGGTGCGGTCGCCACCCGGCGGGGACACGGCTCCGATCACCGTGACGGAGCCACGGGTGTTGCCGAGGGTGCGCACCGCGGCGGCCCGTTCATAGAACGCGGCCAGTTGGGAGGCGAGCCCCGCCGGATAGCCTTCCTCGGCAGGGAGTTCGCCCATGCGGGAGGCGAACTCGCGCAGTGCCTCCGCCCAGCGGGAGGTCGAGTCGGCGATCAGGACGACTTCGAGGCCCATGTCGCGGAAGTACTCGGCGACCGTCGCACCCGTGTGCACGCTTGATTCGCGGGCCATCATCGGCATGTTGGAGGTGTTCGCGATTGTCACGGTCCGATCCGCCAGACGGCCTCCGGTACGGGGATCGGTCAGCTCCGCAAGCTCCTCGATGACGTCCGCCATCTCGTTGCCGCGCTCGCCGCAGCCGACGTAGACGATCACGTCGGTGTCGCACCACTTGGCGATCTGTTGCAGCAGCATGGTCTTGCCAGTCCCGAAGCCGCCCGGTACGGCGACCGTGCTGCCGCGGGCCACCGGGAAAAGCAGATCGACGGCCCGCTGCCCGGTGTTCAGTGGCATGTCGGCCGGCAGCCGCCGCGCTACCGGTCGCGGCCTGCGCACGGGCCAGGACTGCGCCATCCGCACCTCGTGTCCGCCCACCACGGCGAGCACGGCGTCGGCGGAGTGCTCGCCCGCCGCCGCGACCCGGGTCACCTCGCCCGAGCGGTCCGGAGGCACCAGGAGCCGCATGGGCACGCTCGCGGCGATCTCCCCGAGGACGTCCCCGCCCGCGACCCGCGCTCCCTCGGCCACCCCTGGTGTGAACGACCAACTGCGCGCTTCCGGTGCTTCGCTCGGCTCGCCTGTCGTGAGAAGGTCGCCGGCGCCGGCCAGGGGGCGCAGCAGGCCGTCGTA is a window of Streptomyces mirabilis DNA encoding:
- a CDS encoding V-type ATP synthase subunit A; translated protein: MEAAVTTPSSSGPGRQATCAGPARLQADDPSRSRILRVTGPLVEIVCPPSVAMHDMVVLGAARLPGEVVAIHGDTATVEAYEYTGGLSPGHPAEPQGRPLSVRLAPDLLGGVYDGLLRPLAGAGDLLTTGEPSEAPEARSWSFTPGVAEGARVAGGDVLGEIAASVPMRLLVPPDRSGEVTRVAAAGEHSADAVLAVVGGHEVRMAQSWPVRRPRPVARRLPADMPLNTGQRAVDLLFPVARGSTVAVPGGFGTGKTMLLQQIAKWCDTDVIVYVGCGERGNEMADVIEELAELTDPRTGGRLADRTVTIANTSNMPMMARESSVHTGATVAEYFRDMGLEVVLIADSTSRWAEALREFASRMGELPAEEGYPAGLASQLAAFYERAAAVRTLGNTRGSVTVIGAVSPPGGDRTEPVTAHTERFVRCLWSLDRDLAYARHYPAISWADSFSRDTAALAAAHARAGDPEWTERHGRVTRLLAEADRLADLVELVGITALPPRERISVLAGRLLREAVIQQSALSPADAYSAPEKTAALVDAVLAAIDCCLELVDSGAPADAVEAVDFTPLLRARETAGPTETAPVAAARDTVLARLKEAA